The following proteins come from a genomic window of Pelmatolapia mariae isolate MD_Pm_ZW linkage group LG17, Pm_UMD_F_2, whole genome shotgun sequence:
- the LOC134646728 gene encoding E3 SUMO-protein ligase PIAS2-like: protein MADKYMRVEQDMYEDSEVCGRSNSLFLEILNDCSDVDEIEFQEDGTWFPMKPRKEALKIPTQSVSEVDTSAPLRQPSVARDSTEPSYTKRADVIDLTIESSSSDDEEDKNRPPKKRNISKNEEMHAKGVLTYLPTVQVPNVQAPDPPHLNSALADYAVPFHPSASATIPTDMQRPDLFSLIQTNPEMFLRILQNAAAATSSSALVSSSSSHYDAISHAASSLHETGVVTGGEGSRGGEADGDISDNISLD from the exons ATGGCAGATAAGTATATGAGGGTGGAgcaggacatgtatgaggacagtgaGGTATGTGGTAGGAGTAACAG TTTATTCTTGGAGATCCTGAATGACTGCTCGGATGTAGATGAAATCGAGTTCCAGGAGGATGGAACGTGGTTCCCAATGAAACCAAGGAAAGAAGCTCTAAAGATCCCCACTCAGTCAGTTTCAGAAGTTGACA CCTCAGCTCCTTTGCGTCAACCATCAGTGGCCCGCGATTCTACTGAGCCGAGCTACACCAAGAGGGCAGATGTGATTGATCTGACGATAGAAAGCTCTTCTTCTGATGACGAAGAGGACAAAAACCGTCCACCCAAGAAACGCAACATTTCCAAGAATGAGGAGATGCATGCAAAGGG AGTGTTGACCTACCTGCCCACTGTGCAAGTGCCAAATGTCCAGGCCCCGGACCCGCCACATCTGAACTCTGCACTTGCCGACTATGCAGTCCCCTTCCATCCTTCTGCCTCGGCCACCATCCCCACAGATATGCAGC GTCCAGATCTATTTTCCTTAATTCAGACTAATCCAGAG ATGTTCTTGCGTATCctgcaaaatgcagctgcagcaaccagcagctcagcctTGGTTTCGTCGTCCAGCAGCCACTATGACGCCATCAGCCATGCTGCCAGCTCCCTCCATGAAACTGGGGTCGTCACAGGAGGGGAGGGGAGCAGGGGAGGAGAGGCCGACGGCGACATATCAGATAACATTTCACTCGATTGA